Proteins found in one Sphingobium sp. V4 genomic segment:
- a CDS encoding DEAD/DEAH box helicase yields the protein MKSYGQLELDRVARRWRITQLAPHVAIAFKRMFPRVPVTSTEIGMSDTDEVRADLHWFMSRYPLDHDEWDELDAAVDRLAYRAAERERILLPTWKPGELLGFKEGKAAYLYQTQAAKIAVANGGMLLGDDVGLGKTISAIAALLFGAPMPAAIVVQPHLAGQWKKRIEEFSSLRVHIIKGRTPYDLPEADVYIFKYSNVAGWVDIIKEGLFRSVVYDEVQELRHGHGTSKGAAAGVLSNRAEFRMGLTATPVYNYGDEMHAVMEFVKPDLLGDWSEFIREWCSSGRIVSNPDGLGSYLRDTGYFLRRTEDDPTVDASMPPPNILEWEIDHDLAAVEGEQEIARQLAQTVLRGSFAEAGRAARELDMKMRQLTGIAKARAVAAYVSLLLKDSPRVLLAGWHREVYDIWREALTPYNPVLYTGSESAAGKQRSVDAFCGGDSRVMMMSLRSGAGLDGLQYHCNDAVVGELDWSPQVHYQFFGRLRRPGQEKQVNAHYLHTNWGSDPVLLEMLGIKADQSRGINDPGVAPKPRMTDESRLKILAQHVLAAT from the coding sequence GTGAAATCCTATGGCCAGCTGGAGCTGGACCGGGTCGCGCGCCGCTGGCGTATCACCCAGCTCGCGCCGCACGTCGCGATCGCGTTCAAGCGCATGTTCCCCCGAGTGCCCGTCACATCGACCGAGATCGGCATGAGCGACACCGACGAGGTGCGCGCGGATCTGCACTGGTTCATGTCGCGGTACCCGCTTGACCATGACGAATGGGACGAGCTCGACGCCGCGGTCGATCGGCTGGCGTATCGCGCGGCCGAGCGAGAGCGCATCCTGTTGCCGACATGGAAGCCGGGCGAGCTGCTGGGCTTCAAGGAAGGGAAGGCCGCCTATCTCTATCAGACGCAGGCCGCGAAGATCGCGGTCGCCAATGGCGGCATGCTGCTGGGTGACGACGTCGGCCTCGGCAAGACGATCAGCGCGATCGCGGCGCTGCTGTTCGGTGCGCCTATGCCGGCGGCGATCGTCGTCCAGCCGCACCTGGCGGGGCAGTGGAAGAAGCGGATCGAGGAATTCTCCTCGCTGCGCGTCCACATCATCAAGGGCCGCACGCCTTACGACCTGCCCGAGGCGGACGTCTATATTTTCAAATATAGCAACGTCGCCGGCTGGGTGGACATCATCAAGGAGGGGCTGTTCCGCTCCGTCGTCTATGATGAGGTCCAGGAGCTGCGCCACGGCCACGGCACATCGAAGGGCGCTGCCGCCGGCGTGCTGAGCAACCGTGCCGAGTTCCGCATGGGGCTGACTGCGACGCCGGTTTATAACTATGGCGACGAGATGCACGCCGTCATGGAGTTCGTGAAACCTGACTTGCTGGGGGACTGGAGCGAGTTCATCCGCGAGTGGTGCAGTTCCGGCCGCATCGTCTCCAATCCCGACGGCCTTGGCTCCTATCTGCGCGACACCGGTTATTTCCTGCGCCGCACGGAAGATGACCCGACCGTCGACGCCTCGATGCCACCGCCGAACATCCTGGAATGGGAGATCGACCACGACCTGGCCGCGGTCGAGGGCGAACAGGAGATCGCCCGCCAGCTCGCCCAGACGGTGTTACGCGGCAGCTTTGCCGAGGCCGGCCGCGCCGCGCGCGAGCTCGACATGAAGATGCGCCAGCTGACAGGCATAGCGAAGGCGAGGGCGGTTGCCGCCTATGTGTCCCTACTGCTGAAGGACAGCCCGCGCGTGCTGCTCGCTGGCTGGCATCGCGAGGTCTATGACATCTGGCGCGAGGCGCTCACCCCGTACAACCCGGTGCTCTATACCGGGTCCGAGAGTGCCGCCGGCAAGCAGCGCAGCGTGGATGCATTCTGCGGCGGCGATTCCCGCGTCATGATGATGTCGCTTCGATCAGGGGCCGGTCTCGACGGGCTGCAATATCATTGCAATGACGCCGTCGTCGGCGAGCTCGATTGGTCGCCGCAGGTCCATTACCAATTTTTCGGCCGCCTGCGCCGACCCGGGCAGGAAAAGCAGGTCAACGCTCACTATCTCCACACCAACTGGGGCAGCGACCCGGTGCTGCTGGAAATGCTCGGCATTAAGGCGGACCAGTCGCGAGGGATCAACGATCCGGGGGTCGCGCCCAAACCGCGCATGACGGACGAGAGCAGGTTGAAGATCCTGGCTCAACATGTGCTGGCGGCAACCTAG
- a CDS encoding N-acetylmuramidase: MATINGIIEEVLAKEGGHVNDPRDRGGETNFGLTIATARANGYTGPMKAMTRDFAFGVYNKQYVVAPGFDKIAAISPAIGAELVDTGVNMGPKVAAQFLQRALNGLNNQGKDYADLLVDGAAGQKTRDALTAFLKKRGAEGERRLLALLNALQGERYLSLCEGRSANEAFLFGWLARIAA; the protein is encoded by the coding sequence ATGGCGACCATCAACGGAATCATCGAAGAGGTGCTGGCAAAAGAGGGCGGCCATGTGAACGATCCGCGCGACCGTGGCGGCGAAACCAATTTCGGCCTGACGATCGCGACGGCGCGCGCCAATGGCTATACCGGCCCGATGAAGGCCATGACCCGCGATTTCGCATTCGGGGTCTATAACAAGCAATATGTCGTGGCACCCGGCTTCGACAAGATCGCTGCCATCTCGCCCGCGATCGGCGCGGAGCTGGTCGACACCGGCGTCAACATGGGGCCGAAGGTGGCGGCGCAGTTCTTGCAGCGCGCGCTCAATGGCCTCAACAATCAGGGCAAGGACTATGCCGACCTGCTGGTCGACGGCGCGGCCGGACAGAAGACACGCGACGCGCTGACCGCCTTCCTGAAGAAGCGCGGCGCAGAAGGCGAGCGCCGGCTGCTCGCCCTGCTCAATGCCCTCCAAGGCGAGCGCTATCTATCGCTGTGCGAAGGGCGCAGCGCGAACGAGGCGTTCCTGTTCGGCTGGCTGGCGAGGATCGCGGCATGA
- a CDS encoding DUF2514 family protein, protein MSRLLDPIRPYLWAAALAIAAVAIWAAYSHGVSTERGRWEKEQGKEAAARAAQQKANDDESARRLITQKEIAENAVQERDAARDAADAAALSGERLRQQVRNLTLSLAASGARTPASGEAAAASADLLAYVQQRLDESAEGIARYADEASIAGRACEASYNALTKAPDGR, encoded by the coding sequence ATGAGCCGGCTCCTCGATCCGATCCGGCCCTATCTGTGGGCGGCCGCGTTGGCGATCGCCGCCGTCGCGATATGGGCGGCCTATTCGCACGGCGTGTCCACCGAGCGCGGCCGCTGGGAAAAGGAGCAGGGCAAGGAAGCTGCGGCCCGCGCGGCCCAGCAGAAGGCGAATGACGACGAAAGCGCGCGCCGCCTGATCACACAAAAGGAGATCGCCGAAAATGCCGTCCAGGAACGTGATGCGGCGCGCGACGCTGCTGATGCTGCTGCCCTTAGCGGTGAACGGCTGCGTCAACAGGTCCGCAACCTTACCCTGTCCCTCGCCGCCAGTGGTGCCCGAACTCCCGCAAGCGGCGAAGCAGCCGCAGCGTCCGCCGATCTGCTCGCCTACGTGCAGCAGCGGCTTGACGAAAGTGCGGAAGGAATTGCTCGATACGCTGATGAAGCCAGCATCGCCGGGCGCGCCTGTGAAGCCAGCTACAACGCCCTGACGAAAGCCCCTGATGGCAGGTAG